One genomic region from Sphingobacterium multivorum encodes:
- a CDS encoding TetR/AcrR family transcriptional regulator — translation MGNADVKRIKILEAATRRFAHFGMAKTTMSEIAKDLNFSKALLYYYFPDKNSLYSAVFEYVIDKMIEDLEDVIGKGGDFEEIMMYSIDMRVKIINQYYNLFEYTMKMVKELPDELEQVFKESYLREVEIIEKILKIGIDAGEIQVEDINETARILLYSLFGMRMGILKDMKNMLFPTKEEFDHILSLQKKMMKIFLNGLRFQVVK, via the coding sequence ATGGGTAATGCAGATGTAAAAAGAATCAAAATTCTAGAAGCTGCGACAAGGCGCTTTGCACATTTTGGAATGGCTAAGACAACGATGTCGGAAATAGCCAAGGATCTCAATTTCTCAAAAGCATTGCTCTATTATTATTTTCCGGATAAGAATAGCTTATATTCTGCGGTTTTCGAATATGTCATCGACAAAATGATCGAGGACCTAGAGGATGTCATTGGAAAGGGGGGGGACTTTGAGGAGATTATGATGTACTCCATTGATATGCGTGTTAAGATCATCAATCAGTATTATAATTTATTTGAATACACCATGAAGATGGTCAAAGAGCTTCCGGACGAGTTGGAGCAGGTGTTCAAAGAGTCATATCTTCGTGAAGTAGAAATTATTGAGAAGATTCTCAAGATTGGTATCGATGCCGGCGAGATACAGGTTGAAGATATCAATGAAACTGCACGGATTCTTCTGTATTCCCTATTCGGCATGCGTATGGGCATATTAAAGGATATGAAAAACATGTTGTTTCCAACAAAAGAAGAATTCGATCATATTCTTAGTTTACAGAAGAAAATGATGAAAATCTTCTTAAATGGTTTACGTTTTCAAGTTGTTAAGTAA